A portion of the Candidatus Pristimantibacillus lignocellulolyticus genome contains these proteins:
- the rlmH gene encoding 23S rRNA (pseudouridine(1915)-N(3))-methyltransferase RlmH, which produces MHIQIIAVGKLKEKYLVMGMAEYAKRLGPYIKLTLSEVPDEKAPETMSAAEEEQVRDREGDKILAQIKQEAHVVALAIDGELWSSEDLAQQLDKLATYGKSHVAFVIGGSNGLSSNVLKRANQRLSFGRMTLPHQLMRLVLIEQIYRGVKINRGEPYHK; this is translated from the coding sequence ATGCATATACAGATCATTGCAGTAGGTAAGTTGAAGGAAAAGTATCTCGTTATGGGTATGGCAGAGTATGCGAAGCGACTAGGTCCATATATTAAATTAACCCTTTCTGAAGTGCCAGATGAGAAAGCACCAGAAACGATGAGTGCTGCAGAAGAAGAACAAGTAAGAGATCGCGAGGGTGATAAAATCCTCGCTCAAATAAAGCAAGAAGCTCATGTGGTCGCTCTCGCAATTGATGGAGAGTTATGGTCAAGTGAGGATCTTGCCCAGCAACTAGACAAACTAGCCACGTATGGAAAAAGCCACGTGGCTTTTGTTATAGGTGGAAGTAATGGATTGTCGAGTAATGTATTGAAGCGGGCGAATCAACGTTTGAGCTTCGGCAGAATGACATTGCCACATCAATTGATGCGCTTGGTGTTGATCGAGCAGATTTATCGTGGTGTGAAGATTAATCGTGGGGAACCGTACCACAAGTGA
- a CDS encoding AAA family ATPase, translated as MRLYKLEIEGFRRHTDTIVLFSDATFLIGENNVGKSSVLAALNILLNDVKRISDEEFFSYMDGELTRRGSDKIVLTAEFRNLPEEAKQWVGFKGRVLQYNKDDGESGLKVVYRKTFTPGTDCTVELRQQVKKLKTQFENCSTVGQYIDAGLDLTSIETKISEVDRDKKLTAKVKTVIEEVEELYEYDEEAEEWFKNPGGIPANVLIKLPKFLLIPAQDKAEELSGNSGALVSTLVELFNDVRDSSNNYKQAQLFLNQLAEELDPTNAQSEFGQMMTELNGVMKDVFPNTGLRALTNLADADKVIKPQFTISMFSNINTPVNLQGTGMIRSAVFALLRYRNLRNNRKTAGQEHRPLIIGFEEPEIYLHPNAAKQMRDTIYELAGTHNNQIVCTTHSPYMIDLSKKPLQILNSLSRENDEYASDNGQIKIERLKCNAFNASEEFLRLQNDDKTYVKMLLKLDDYISRVFFSKHVLVVEGDTEDIVLRETISRMPEVVRKDIECNWQIVKARGKATIIALVKYLRAMGINPIVIHDKDEGKERAEIFNDPILEAVGDESRRIMLANCIEDVLGYTPPPNEKPYKAFANITMNWTDEWDSIAPMWRLIISDVFRESFNLLPQDQEIVNAKVAAAEAE; from the coding sequence ATGCGGTTGTATAAGTTGGAGATTGAGGGATTTAGGAGACATACAGATACAATTGTATTATTTTCAGATGCAACTTTTCTCATAGGGGAAAATAATGTAGGTAAAAGCTCAGTATTGGCAGCACTTAACATACTTTTGAATGATGTGAAAAGAATATCTGATGAAGAGTTTTTCTCTTATATGGATGGAGAACTGACCAGACGTGGATCAGACAAGATAGTATTAACTGCCGAGTTTAGGAATTTACCGGAAGAAGCCAAGCAGTGGGTAGGTTTTAAAGGAAGAGTATTACAGTATAATAAAGACGATGGAGAGAGCGGGCTAAAAGTGGTTTATAGGAAGACGTTTACTCCCGGTACAGATTGTACTGTCGAATTGCGTCAGCAGGTGAAGAAACTAAAAACACAGTTTGAAAATTGCAGTACAGTTGGACAGTACATAGATGCGGGGCTTGATTTAACTTCTATAGAAACAAAAATCTCGGAAGTAGATCGCGACAAGAAATTAACTGCTAAAGTAAAGACAGTTATTGAAGAAGTTGAAGAGTTATACGAGTATGATGAGGAGGCTGAAGAGTGGTTTAAGAATCCAGGAGGCATTCCTGCAAACGTGTTAATTAAGCTTCCTAAATTTTTACTGATTCCTGCTCAGGATAAGGCAGAAGAACTTTCAGGTAATTCAGGTGCGTTAGTTTCCACTTTAGTTGAGCTATTTAATGATGTAAGAGACTCATCAAATAATTATAAACAAGCCCAGTTATTTTTGAATCAGCTCGCTGAGGAACTTGATCCAACGAATGCCCAAAGTGAGTTTGGGCAAATGATGACAGAATTAAATGGAGTTATGAAAGATGTCTTCCCTAATACTGGATTAAGAGCGCTTACTAACCTAGCTGATGCGGATAAAGTAATTAAACCACAGTTTACTATTTCCATGTTCAGTAACATCAATACGCCAGTAAATCTGCAAGGCACAGGAATGATTCGATCCGCAGTTTTTGCCCTGCTAAGGTATCGAAATTTACGTAATAATAGAAAAACAGCTGGACAAGAGCATAGACCTTTAATTATAGGTTTTGAAGAACCTGAGATATATTTACACCCCAATGCTGCGAAGCAAATGAGAGATACAATATACGAGTTGGCAGGAACTCATAACAATCAAATTGTTTGTACAACTCATTCTCCTTATATGATTGATTTGAGCAAAAAGCCTTTGCAGATTTTAAATTCTCTATCTAGAGAAAATGACGAGTACGCAAGCGATAATGGTCAGATTAAAATAGAGAGACTGAAATGTAATGCGTTTAACGCCAGTGAGGAGTTCTTGAGGCTTCAAAATGACGACAAAACATATGTTAAAATGTTGTTGAAATTAGATGATTATATATCCAGAGTATTTTTCTCTAAGCATGTGTTGGTGGTTGAGGGAGATACAGAGGATATCGTACTTAGGGAAACGATAAGTCGAATGCCCGAGGTAGTAAGGAAAGATATAGAGTGTAATTGGCAAATTGTTAAGGCAAGGGGAAAAGCGACAATAATTGCTCTTGTAAAGTACTTAAGGGCTATGGGCATCAATCCTATTGTTATTCATGATAAAGATGAAGGAAAGGAACGGGCGGAAATATTTAACGATCCGATTCTTGAGGCTGTGGGTGATGAATCCAGGAGAATAATGCTTGCGAATTGTATAGAGGATGTGCTTGGGTACACCCCTCCTCCTAATGAAAAGCCTTATAAAGCATTTGCTAACATTACCATGAATTGGACTGATGAATGGGACTCGATAGCCCCTATGTGGCGATTAATAATATCTGATGTTTTTAGAGAGTCATTTAATTTGTTGCCACAAGACCAGGAGATTGTTAATGCGAAGGTAGCAGCTGCGGAAGCTGAATAA
- a CDS encoding CxxH/CxxC protein: MYCVCKECVEEAIERFVDEYEDAPDMVDLNETEFADWDPPRKCDLCEEAAVVLVV, from the coding sequence ATGTATTGTGTATGTAAAGAATGTGTTGAAGAAGCAATTGAACGTTTTGTAGATGAATACGAGGATGCACCAGATATGGTAGATTTGAACGAAACAGAATTTGCAGACTGGGACCCACCGCGTAAATGCGATCTATGTGAGGAAGCTGCTGTAGTGTTGGTGGTCTAG